In Suncus etruscus isolate mSunEtr1 chromosome 2, mSunEtr1.pri.cur, whole genome shotgun sequence, the genomic stretch TTAAccttcatttaattaaaaaaaaaaaaacagtaaaccaaaacaaaaccaaaaattcccGGTCGCTTGTTCTCAGATCCCTCCGCACTTCCAACACCCTAATGCAGCGAGTATGTGGCGGGGACTGCAAAGCAGTTCAGGGTTCGAAGCGCGGGACCGATTTTACTAAGCACCTGGCTCCGCTCTGGGTGCAATACGTGCGAGGACTAGGGGAAGGGCCAGTCTAGATGCACAGGTAGGAAAAGGGACCAGCTCCCCGCTTCTCCATCCGACTCAACTTTCCTCCGAAGTGGGGGGAAAAACTGAGGGTGAGCAGAGAGGTTCGCGAGACTCCACTAGGGGCACAAGGCAAAACTTGGTGAACCCAGGGGGTGGGGAGGCGGGGCTCTGGAAACGCCTCGGAGAAAACCTGAGCGGGTTCCCCCGTTCTGGGCTGCTCAGTGACCAGCAGTCTGTGGGTGCGGAGGAGTCAGGACCGGGCTGAATCGGTTCAGGATCTGCTCCGGCAAAACCCGAACCAGGAGAGGTCAGAGTCCAGGCGGGCAGCTTGGAAGGGCGCAGAACGCAACTCAGATCTAGGGATGGGCGAAAGGAGGAAAGGGTGAAGATGAGGACCTTGTTCAAGCTGGCCCAATTTTGACACGCCAAGCGCTAGGGACCCTCTTTTGCCGCGCGCCTTCCAGGAGCATGAAGGGAGCGCACGCACAGTGCAGTCCAGTTTTGATGTAGAGCAGCTCGGCTGCTGGAATGCTTCCACCTTCCGCGTCTTTGGCCCCTGTACCCTGGCCCTGGGGCGGCCTGGATTCAGAATTCAGAGCGTGGTGATGCGGGACGTGCAGGTGCCGTTGCGGAAGACACCCCCCGACTCCAGGTTTTCCGGCTGGAAATCCTCCACACTGTAGGCGCGGCTCTTGAGCGCGGTGGCGTAGTAGTCGACGGGCTCCTCGGCGGCGTTGTCCATCCAGCTGAGGCACAGGATGCGCTGGAAAGAGCGCTTGAAGTTGTCCGAGAGGAACCCGTAGAGGATGGGGTTGGCGCAGCTGTTGGCGTAGCCCAGGATGACCGACAGCTGGCTCACCGTGGCGTCGTCCTGCTCGGCAAACACGTTGACCAGCTGCACCACGTAGAAGGGCATCCAGCAGATGACGAACACCATGACCACCATCATCACCATCAGGGTGATCTTGCGCTCCGAGCGCTTGCGTTGCTGCCAGCCGGCCTTGAGGGCCACCATGCGCATCTTGGCGATGATGAGCACGTAGCACAGGCAGATGGCCCCGACGGGCAGCAGGAAGCCCATGAGGAAGGTGTAGAGGACGAAGCCCACCAGCCAGCGCTGCGCCGGCTCGGGCATGAGCATGTTGCAGGCCACCGTGCCGTCGCTGTTGGCGGCGGTGCGGGAGAAGACCACGATGGGCAGGATGACCAGCAGGGAGAGCACCCACACGCCCAGGTTCACCACCTTGGCCACCGTGGGCCGGCGGTAGCGGGCGGCCTTGATGGGGTGCACCACGGCCACGTAGCGGTCCACGCTGAGCACCGTGAGGCAGTAGATGCTGGTGAACATGTTGACGGCGTCCACGCTGAGCACCAGGCGGCAGAGCAAGGCGCCGAAGGGCCAGTGGCGGAGCAGCGTGGACGTGACCAGGAAGGGCACGCTGAGCATCAGCAGCTCGTCGGCGATGGCCAGGTTGAGGATGTAGATGTTGGTGGCCGTCTTCATCTTGGCGTAGCGCAGGATCACGTAGATGACCATGGAGTTGCCGCACAGTCCCACCAGGCACACCACGGAGTAGATGAAGGAGATGAGGATGGCGCTGCCCTGGCCCTCGCTCAAGGTCCCGTTCTGGGAGGCGTTGCGCCCCGTTTCTTCCATGCCGTCCGCGGCGGGGACCCTGCTGCCGCCAGCCGCGCCGCAGCCGCCCGGGCAAGGGctaggaggggaggaaggagaagaagcgGTGCCATTGGGAAACATCTCGGCTGAAGCGGGACGGGGGCGACAGGGGGGCTCTGCTGGCTCTCCGGCTCTGCCTGCAGCCGGCCTCCGGGTCCGCCGCTCACTGCTGCCCGCGTCTGCTGCGGGGAGCGCGGCTCCGACTAGCGCCCCCCCAGCACATGGCCCAGTGACTGCCCGCGCGCCGCGCCCTGCCGCTCCGGGGCGCCTGGGCACGCGGGAGCGGGACGGGAGGCTGGAGCTCTGCGCAGCCCAGCCATTAACTGTCGAGACTCTGGGCTGCTGATTGATTAATAGGCACCGTCAGCGCGTCAGCAGCTACGAAAAgcgagggggagggaagagagggaggaaggcgTTGGAGGTGGTTGATCACCCCCGCCCCCCTGTGGGTTTTTCCTCCCTTTCCAGTCCTGCTTTTTAAGACCAACTCTGGCAGCTGCTCCCAGGGTTCCCCCGCAACACCCACCCCATCCAAGGACCCCGAGCGTCTCTCCGCCTTTCTTGCATTTAGGGTGGGAACCAAAAGTGTGAATTCCGCCCCCATCTCACCCTATAGCTCTCCCAACCACCAACTGGGTTGTCCCCGACGTGGAAGTCTTGGAGTACTTCTCAGTTGCCCTCGGTTGCAATTCTGATCTGGGGGAGCCCTGACTCTTCCTTCTCCTGTCCCACAAACCCAGGACCCTGGCTCCCTCCTGCTCCCAGCTCCCGCTCGCTCagcccctctcacccccaaggGGAAGCTCCGTACCGTGGCGCTTTGCTTCCCAGGATAAGCACAGACCGTCAGTGCAAAGTGCTAGTGCTGTCCGGCAGCGCAGTCACGTTTTCCGCGCGGGCCAACTCCTTTTCTCTGGCAGGCTCCGGTCCAGATATTGCTAAGAGTCGCTGAAACCCAGCCTGCACTGCCGATTTTTTCTAAGGAGGAAAGCGCGCAGGAAAGTGCTTGCGGGGCGTCTGCATCCCGGTCCCCCCGCAAGCAGATTGTCCGGGGTGGGCGGGCAAGCTTAGGCGCTGGG encodes the following:
- the SSTR1 gene encoding somatostatin receptor type 1, translated to MFPNGTASSPSSPPSPCPGGCGAAGGSRVPAADGMEETGRNASQNGTLSEGQGSAILISFIYSVVCLVGLCGNSMVIYVILRYAKMKTATNIYILNLAIADELLMLSVPFLVTSTLLRHWPFGALLCRLVLSVDAVNMFTSIYCLTVLSVDRYVAVVHPIKAARYRRPTVAKVVNLGVWVLSLLVILPIVVFSRTAANSDGTVACNMLMPEPAQRWLVGFVLYTFLMGFLLPVGAICLCYVLIIAKMRMVALKAGWQQRKRSERKITLMVMMVVMVFVICWMPFYVVQLVNVFAEQDDATVSQLSVILGYANSCANPILYGFLSDNFKRSFQRILCLSWMDNAAEEPVDYYATALKSRAYSVEDFQPENLESGGVFRNGTCTSRITTL